One part of the Solanum dulcamara chromosome 3, daSolDulc1.2, whole genome shotgun sequence genome encodes these proteins:
- the LOC129881952 gene encoding 12-oxophytodienoate reductase-like protein isoform X2 — translation MATNSTAIPLLTPYKMGRFNLSHRVVMPPMTRNRSYNNTPQPHAIEYYAQRATNGGFLISESASASDISKGSPNMPGIWTEDQKEAWKPIVDSVHSKGGIFFCQIWHPGRIFDSRLNNWWFLWTNAAAPHDGACMEPTLRQLSTNELAHIVDDFRIAARNAIEAGFDGVEINSANSYIIEQFLNDQVNDRRSDEYGGSIANRCRFALEVIGAIVNEIGGDRVGIKLSVLSELYGKKDSNLEALSTYLASQLTKLGVLYLHVFEPKDEPRNNCLQFIRRSFKGTLIASGGYNKNEGDMAISENCADLVSFGRLFLANPDLPKRFEVNGPLNKHDRSTFYKNDPIVGYTDYPSLQLEFT, via the exons AGTAGTGATGCCACCAATGACAAGGAACAGATCATATAATAACACTCCACAGCCACATGCTATTGAATATTATGCTCAAAGAGCCACTAATGGGGGTTTTCTCATTTCTGAATCAGCTAGTGCCTCTGATATTTCCAAAGG GTCCCCAAATATGCCTGGAATTTGGACAGAAGATCAAAAAGAGGCTTGGAAACCCATTGTTGACTCTGTTCATAGCAAAGGTGGTATCTTTTTTTGCCAAATTTGGCATCCAGGGAGGATATTCGACTCAAGACTAAACAATTGGTGGTTTCTTTGGACTAACGCTGCAG cACCTCATGATGGTGCGTGCATGGAACCAACACTAAGGCAACTAAGCACAAATGAACTCGCTCACATTGTCGATGATTTTAGAATTGCAGCCCGTAATGCTATTGAAGCTG GATTTGACGGAGTTGAGATTAACTCAGCAAACAGCTACATAATTGAACAAtttttgaatgatcaagtcaATGATAGGAGGAGTGATGAATATGGTGGAAGCATAGCGAATCGTTGTAGATTTGCTCTTGAAGTTATAGGGGCAATTGTGAATGAAATTGGAGGAGATAGAGTTGGAATAAAACTTTCCGTCTTATCGGAATTGTATGGAAAAAAGGACTCGAACCTAGAAGCCCTATCGACTTATTTAGCAAGTCAACTCACTAAGCTCGGAGTTTTATATCTTCATGTGTTCGAACCAAAGGACGAACCTCGTAATAATTGCCTTCAATTTATAAGGAGGTCATTTAAAGGGACACTTATTGCTTCGGGTGGCTATAATAAAAATGAGGGAGATATGGCTATTTCTGAAAATTGTGCAGATTTGGTCTCATTTGGACGTTTGTTTTTGGCTAATCCAGATTTGCCCAAACGTTTTGAGGTTAATGGGCCGTTGAACAAGCATGATAGGAGTACTTTTTACAAGAATGACCCAATTGTGGGTTACACTGATTACCCATCTCTTCAACTTGAATTTACTTAA
- the LOC129881952 gene encoding 12-oxophytodienoate reductase-like protein isoform X1 yields the protein MATNSTAIPLLTPYKMGRFNLSHRVVMPPMTRNRSYNNTPQPHAIEYYAQRATNGGFLISESASASDISKGSPNMPGIWTEDQKEAWKPIVDSVHSKGGIFFCQIWHPGRIFDSRLNNWWFLWTNAAAPHDGACMEPTLRQLSTNELAHIVDDFRIAARNAIEAVNDRRSDEYGGSIANRCRFALEVIGAIVNEIGGDRVGIKLSVLSELYGKKDSNLEALSTYLASQLTKLGVLYLHVFEPKDEPRNNCLQFIRRSFKGTLIASGGYNKNEGDMAISENCADLVSFGRLFLANPDLPKRFEVNGPLNKHDRSTFYKNDPIVGYTDYPSLQLEFT from the exons AGTAGTGATGCCACCAATGACAAGGAACAGATCATATAATAACACTCCACAGCCACATGCTATTGAATATTATGCTCAAAGAGCCACTAATGGGGGTTTTCTCATTTCTGAATCAGCTAGTGCCTCTGATATTTCCAAAGG GTCCCCAAATATGCCTGGAATTTGGACAGAAGATCAAAAAGAGGCTTGGAAACCCATTGTTGACTCTGTTCATAGCAAAGGTGGTATCTTTTTTTGCCAAATTTGGCATCCAGGGAGGATATTCGACTCAAGACTAAACAATTGGTGGTTTCTTTGGACTAACGCTGCAG cACCTCATGATGGTGCGTGCATGGAACCAACACTAAGGCAACTAAGCACAAATGAACTCGCTCACATTGTCGATGATTTTAGAATTGCAGCCCGTAATGCTATTGAAGCTG tcaATGATAGGAGGAGTGATGAATATGGTGGAAGCATAGCGAATCGTTGTAGATTTGCTCTTGAAGTTATAGGGGCAATTGTGAATGAAATTGGAGGAGATAGAGTTGGAATAAAACTTTCCGTCTTATCGGAATTGTATGGAAAAAAGGACTCGAACCTAGAAGCCCTATCGACTTATTTAGCAAGTCAACTCACTAAGCTCGGAGTTTTATATCTTCATGTGTTCGAACCAAAGGACGAACCTCGTAATAATTGCCTTCAATTTATAAGGAGGTCATTTAAAGGGACACTTATTGCTTCGGGTGGCTATAATAAAAATGAGGGAGATATGGCTATTTCTGAAAATTGTGCAGATTTGGTCTCATTTGGACGTTTGTTTTTGGCTAATCCAGATTTGCCCAAACGTTTTGAGGTTAATGGGCCGTTGAACAAGCATGATAGGAGTACTTTTTACAAGAATGACCCAATTGTGGGTTACACTGATTACCCATCTCTTCAACTTGAATTTACTTAA